In Vigna unguiculata cultivar IT97K-499-35 chromosome 3, ASM411807v1, whole genome shotgun sequence, a single genomic region encodes these proteins:
- the LOC114175734 gene encoding probable serine/threonine-protein kinase PIX13 isoform X3 — protein MGLCFSGAPSLHSSSLNRHDSPGSSDIHGSNFEFCGTTTTTTMRKTQFSVRESIDSECSPLPFPEGQILKWPELKVFSFEELKSATGNFRSDRLIGEGGFGRVYKGWLDENNLIPAKPGSGVVVAIKMFNPEGLQGFSQWQSEVNVLGRLSHPNLVRLLGYCWDEDQFLLVYEFMPKGSLESHLFTRSNSMEPLSWNTRLKIVIGAARGLAFLHDNENLVIFRDFKTSNVLLDRNYNAKISDFGLARKGLSGGQSQATRIMGTYGYAAPEYVATGMRVIDKRRPTEQQNLVEWRKPCLSSKKKLKSIMDGRIKGQYSTKAALETAKLTLKCLKPDPRQRPSMKQVLERLEAIEDIH, from the exons ATGGGTCTCTGCTTCTCCGGTGCTCCGTCTCTTCATTCCTCCTCTCTCAACCGCCATGACTCTCCGG GTTCATCAGACATTCACGGCAGCAACTTCGAGTTCTGCggaaccaccacaaccaccacgaTGAGAAAGACTCAGTTTTCCGTGAGAGAAAGCATCGACAGCGAATGCTCTCCTCTCCCTTTTCCCGAAGGCCAAATTCTGAAATGGCCTGAGTTGAAGGTGTTCAGTTTTGAGGAGCTGAAATCTGCGACAGGGAATTTCAGGTCCGACAGATTGATCGGTGAAGGTGGGTTTGGCAGAGTTTACAAGGGATGGTTGGATGAGAACAACCTCATCCCCGCTAAACCAGGCTCTGGAGTGGTAGTTGCcatcaaaatgttcaacccggAAGGTTTACAAGGGTTTTCACAGTGGCAG TCTGAGGTAAATGTTTTAGGAAGGCTTTCTCACCCCAACTTGGTGAGGTTATTGGGTTACTGTTGGGACGAGGATCAGTTTCTTCTTGTGTATGAGTTTATGCCAAAGGGAAGCTTAGAGAGTCATCTATTCACAA GAAGTAATAGCATGGAGCCGCTTTCTTGGAACACCCGGCTTAAAATAGTTATCGGTGCAGCTCGGGGATTAGCTTTCTTGCACGACAACGAAAATTTAGTCATATTCAGAGATTTCAAGACCTCAAATGTACTTCTCGACAGG AATTACAATGCAAAAATATCAGATTTTGGCTTGGCCAGAAAAGGACTATCTGGGGGACAATCACAGGCTACCAGGATCATGGGCACATATGGTTATGCCGCTCCAGAATATGTCGCAACAG GCATGAGGGTAATTGACAAAAGAAGGCCAACAGAGCAACAGAACCTGGTTGAATGGAGAAAACCATGTCTCTCTTCCAAAAAGAAGTTGAAAAGCATTATGGATGGTAGGATAAAGGGTCAATATTCAACCAAGGCTGCTTTAGAAACAGCAAAACTTACTCTGAAATGCCTAAAGCCTGACCCTAGACAACGTCCTTCAATGAAACAAGTACTTGAGCGATTGGAAGCCATTGAAGATATTCATTGA
- the LOC114175734 gene encoding probable serine/threonine-protein kinase PIX13 isoform X2, whose amino-acid sequence MGLCFSGAPSLHSSSLNRHDSPGSSDIHGSNFEFCGTTTTTTMRKTQFSVRESIDSECSPLPFPEGQILKWPELKVFSFEELKSATGNFRSDRLIGEGGFGRVYKGWLDENNLIPAKPGSGVVVAIKMFNPEGLQGFSQWQSEVNVLGRLSHPNLVRLLGYCWDEDQFLLVYEFMPKGSLESHLFTRSNSMEPLSWNTRLKIVIGAARGLAFLHDNENLVIFRDFKTSNNYNAKISDFGLARKGLSGGQSQATRIMGTYGYAAPEYVATGDLYVNSDVYGFGVVLLEILTGMRVIDKRRPTEQQNLVEWRKPCLSSKKKLKSIMDGRIKGQYSTKAALETAKLTLKCLKPDPRQRPSMKQVLERLEAIEDIH is encoded by the exons ATGGGTCTCTGCTTCTCCGGTGCTCCGTCTCTTCATTCCTCCTCTCTCAACCGCCATGACTCTCCGG GTTCATCAGACATTCACGGCAGCAACTTCGAGTTCTGCggaaccaccacaaccaccacgaTGAGAAAGACTCAGTTTTCCGTGAGAGAAAGCATCGACAGCGAATGCTCTCCTCTCCCTTTTCCCGAAGGCCAAATTCTGAAATGGCCTGAGTTGAAGGTGTTCAGTTTTGAGGAGCTGAAATCTGCGACAGGGAATTTCAGGTCCGACAGATTGATCGGTGAAGGTGGGTTTGGCAGAGTTTACAAGGGATGGTTGGATGAGAACAACCTCATCCCCGCTAAACCAGGCTCTGGAGTGGTAGTTGCcatcaaaatgttcaacccggAAGGTTTACAAGGGTTTTCACAGTGGCAG TCTGAGGTAAATGTTTTAGGAAGGCTTTCTCACCCCAACTTGGTGAGGTTATTGGGTTACTGTTGGGACGAGGATCAGTTTCTTCTTGTGTATGAGTTTATGCCAAAGGGAAGCTTAGAGAGTCATCTATTCACAA GAAGTAATAGCATGGAGCCGCTTTCTTGGAACACCCGGCTTAAAATAGTTATCGGTGCAGCTCGGGGATTAGCTTTCTTGCACGACAACGAAAATTTAGTCATATTCAGAGATTTCAAGACCTCAAAT AATTACAATGCAAAAATATCAGATTTTGGCTTGGCCAGAAAAGGACTATCTGGGGGACAATCACAGGCTACCAGGATCATGGGCACATATGGTTATGCCGCTCCAGAATATGTCGCAACAG GGGACTTGTATGTGAATAGTGATGTGTATGGATTTGGTGTGGTGCTTCTTGAAATACTTACAGGCATGAGGGTAATTGACAAAAGAAGGCCAACAGAGCAACAGAACCTGGTTGAATGGAGAAAACCATGTCTCTCTTCCAAAAAGAAGTTGAAAAGCATTATGGATGGTAGGATAAAGGGTCAATATTCAACCAAGGCTGCTTTAGAAACAGCAAAACTTACTCTGAAATGCCTAAAGCCTGACCCTAGACAACGTCCTTCAATGAAACAAGTACTTGAGCGATTGGAAGCCATTGAAGATATTCATTGA
- the LOC114175734 gene encoding probable serine/threonine-protein kinase PIX13 isoform X1 has translation MGLCFSGAPSLHSSSLNRHDSPGSSDIHGSNFEFCGTTTTTTMRKTQFSVRESIDSECSPLPFPEGQILKWPELKVFSFEELKSATGNFRSDRLIGEGGFGRVYKGWLDENNLIPAKPGSGVVVAIKMFNPEGLQGFSQWQSEVNVLGRLSHPNLVRLLGYCWDEDQFLLVYEFMPKGSLESHLFTRSNSMEPLSWNTRLKIVIGAARGLAFLHDNENLVIFRDFKTSNVLLDRNYNAKISDFGLARKGLSGGQSQATRIMGTYGYAAPEYVATGDLYVNSDVYGFGVVLLEILTGMRVIDKRRPTEQQNLVEWRKPCLSSKKKLKSIMDGRIKGQYSTKAALETAKLTLKCLKPDPRQRPSMKQVLERLEAIEDIH, from the exons ATGGGTCTCTGCTTCTCCGGTGCTCCGTCTCTTCATTCCTCCTCTCTCAACCGCCATGACTCTCCGG GTTCATCAGACATTCACGGCAGCAACTTCGAGTTCTGCggaaccaccacaaccaccacgaTGAGAAAGACTCAGTTTTCCGTGAGAGAAAGCATCGACAGCGAATGCTCTCCTCTCCCTTTTCCCGAAGGCCAAATTCTGAAATGGCCTGAGTTGAAGGTGTTCAGTTTTGAGGAGCTGAAATCTGCGACAGGGAATTTCAGGTCCGACAGATTGATCGGTGAAGGTGGGTTTGGCAGAGTTTACAAGGGATGGTTGGATGAGAACAACCTCATCCCCGCTAAACCAGGCTCTGGAGTGGTAGTTGCcatcaaaatgttcaacccggAAGGTTTACAAGGGTTTTCACAGTGGCAG TCTGAGGTAAATGTTTTAGGAAGGCTTTCTCACCCCAACTTGGTGAGGTTATTGGGTTACTGTTGGGACGAGGATCAGTTTCTTCTTGTGTATGAGTTTATGCCAAAGGGAAGCTTAGAGAGTCATCTATTCACAA GAAGTAATAGCATGGAGCCGCTTTCTTGGAACACCCGGCTTAAAATAGTTATCGGTGCAGCTCGGGGATTAGCTTTCTTGCACGACAACGAAAATTTAGTCATATTCAGAGATTTCAAGACCTCAAATGTACTTCTCGACAGG AATTACAATGCAAAAATATCAGATTTTGGCTTGGCCAGAAAAGGACTATCTGGGGGACAATCACAGGCTACCAGGATCATGGGCACATATGGTTATGCCGCTCCAGAATATGTCGCAACAG GGGACTTGTATGTGAATAGTGATGTGTATGGATTTGGTGTGGTGCTTCTTGAAATACTTACAGGCATGAGGGTAATTGACAAAAGAAGGCCAACAGAGCAACAGAACCTGGTTGAATGGAGAAAACCATGTCTCTCTTCCAAAAAGAAGTTGAAAAGCATTATGGATGGTAGGATAAAGGGTCAATATTCAACCAAGGCTGCTTTAGAAACAGCAAAACTTACTCTGAAATGCCTAAAGCCTGACCCTAGACAACGTCCTTCAATGAAACAAGTACTTGAGCGATTGGAAGCCATTGAAGATATTCATTGA